A stretch of Lathyrus oleraceus cultivar Zhongwan6 chromosome 6, CAAS_Psat_ZW6_1.0, whole genome shotgun sequence DNA encodes these proteins:
- the LOC127096173 gene encoding uncharacterized protein LOC127096173: MGQIAQQLTLISQAQGALPSATVTNPREHNNVSTLTTRSGKSHEVLEETAEEEVQLNEVDLEIKENEVVREELVAPKQVVKEKITEPKPVIKFPFPTRNKKKGQHENFFENFLELFKKLEINIPLLEALEQMPTYAKFVKDIISKRHTVDTNPIILTETCSAIFQGMKIQMKKKDRGVVTILCTIGDRSFKKALIDLGESVSLMPLSIYKKLGIGLCKIPE, encoded by the coding sequence atgggtcaAATAGCACAACAATTAACCTTGATTTCTCAAGCACAAGGTGCTCTACCTAGTGCAACTGTGACGAATcctagagagcataataatgtgagcACTCTAACAACAAGAAGCGGTAAATCTCATGAAGTACTTGAGGAGACAGCTGAAGAGGAAGTTCAATTGAATGAAGTGGATCttgagatcaaagaaaatgaagttgtgAGGGAAGAATTGGTTGCACCGAAACAAGTGGTGAAAGAAAAAATCACTGAGCCTAAGCCGGTCATTAAGTTTCCTTTTCCCACCAGAAATAAGAAAAAGGGGCAACATGAGAATTTTTTTGAGAATTTCCtagagttgttcaagaagctAGAAATTAACATTCCGCTTTTGGAAgcacttgaacaaatgcctaCTTATGCCAAGTTCGTGAAGGACATCATTTCTAAGAGGCATACCGTCGACACCAACCCGATTATTCTAACCGAAACATGTAGTGCTATTTTTCAGGGTATGAAGATCCaaatgaagaagaaagatcgAGGAGTGGTCACTATTCTGTGTACCATCGGAGATAGGTCATTCAAAAAGGCTCTTATTGATCTAGGAGAAAGTGTGAGTCTCATGCCAttatccatttacaagaagcTGGGTATAGGGCTgtgcaagataccagaatga